From a region of the Mycolicibacterium sp. MU0050 genome:
- a CDS encoding DUF1998 domain-containing protein — translation MNGAKARRSQLLSTYGVGGLFPAESTSFMIAGLHEWNVDRAEHISEPRLARALGVTELKAPPAGGRRDIPVIRYPYTQVCPKCRRIGSLGDLSKDLNEARCKVDNVDLSPFRLMGACRNGHVSEFPVFRWLHKGQQEQGVGDEHVMRLNVLGRTSSLGDLVLECTCGVEKRSLEGAIGSGSLIDFGKCRGLRPWLGLETTETCDEYPRAVQRGASNVWFPAVRSSISIPPYSEALAKFVDKHWEMVKDPAAAIPPVLAGLAAMSKGRFSADQIIREIERRRGEDEDDEEISEAKLRADEYKALVEGREEESLDSDFVCLRRDVPDGFESLITDVRKVTRLREVRALQGFTRLDGAPDPSGPAQKLCALAPTHLHWLPAIEVIGEGVFLAFRRPALVEWAESDFAQKRLGILQKAADRAAADYGRSPAPVDIIKVAIHTLSHIIIDQLSLDAGYPAAALRERLFVDDKMAGLLVYTASSDSAGSLGGVASMAETEHLDAALREGLQRLSWCSSDPVCIESSGSGTDGLNLAACHACVLAPETSCEMNNSFLDRALLFGTHDAGCEDAGLFSELVERAL, via the coding sequence ATGAACGGCGCGAAAGCCCGCCGCAGCCAACTGCTGAGTACTTACGGCGTCGGCGGACTGTTCCCTGCCGAATCGACCAGCTTCATGATCGCCGGCCTACATGAGTGGAACGTCGATAGAGCCGAGCACATCTCAGAGCCGCGACTGGCCAGGGCCCTCGGCGTGACCGAACTCAAGGCACCGCCCGCGGGAGGTAGGCGTGACATCCCGGTCATCCGCTACCCCTATACCCAGGTGTGTCCCAAATGCCGACGCATCGGTTCACTGGGTGATCTGTCCAAGGACTTGAACGAGGCCAGATGCAAGGTCGACAATGTCGACCTGAGTCCGTTCAGGCTCATGGGGGCATGCCGGAACGGTCACGTGAGCGAATTCCCCGTGTTCCGGTGGTTGCACAAGGGGCAGCAGGAACAAGGTGTTGGCGACGAGCATGTGATGAGGCTCAACGTGCTGGGACGGACCTCATCGCTCGGTGACCTGGTCCTGGAGTGCACGTGCGGCGTCGAGAAGCGCAGCCTCGAGGGGGCGATCGGCTCGGGGTCACTCATCGATTTCGGCAAGTGCAGAGGATTGCGGCCATGGCTGGGGCTCGAGACGACGGAGACATGCGACGAGTACCCGCGAGCCGTCCAGCGTGGTGCCTCGAACGTATGGTTCCCTGCCGTGCGGTCCTCGATTTCCATACCGCCCTATTCTGAGGCGCTCGCGAAGTTCGTGGACAAGCACTGGGAGATGGTCAAGGACCCGGCCGCTGCTATCCCGCCCGTGCTGGCCGGATTGGCTGCGATGTCCAAGGGGCGGTTCAGCGCCGACCAGATCATCCGCGAGATCGAACGACGTCGCGGCGAGGACGAAGACGACGAAGAGATCTCAGAGGCCAAACTCCGCGCCGACGAATACAAGGCACTGGTCGAAGGACGTGAAGAAGAGAGCCTCGACTCGGACTTCGTCTGCCTTCGGCGCGATGTTCCCGATGGGTTCGAGTCCCTGATCACCGATGTGCGGAAGGTGACCAGGCTGCGAGAAGTGCGTGCGTTGCAAGGATTTACCCGGCTCGACGGCGCCCCGGACCCATCCGGGCCTGCACAGAAGCTGTGCGCGCTCGCGCCCACGCATCTGCACTGGTTGCCTGCCATCGAGGTGATCGGTGAAGGGGTGTTCCTCGCGTTTCGCCGGCCCGCACTGGTCGAGTGGGCCGAGAGTGACTTCGCGCAGAAACGACTCGGCATCCTGCAGAAGGCCGCAGACCGCGCGGCCGCAGACTACGGGCGTTCGCCGGCACCGGTCGACATCATCAAGGTCGCGATCCACACGCTGTCGCACATCATCATCGACCAGTTGTCTCTCGACGCTGGGTACCCGGCTGCCGCCCTGCGAGAAAGACTGTTCGTGGACGACAAGATGGCCGGGCTGCTCGTCTACACCGCCAGCTCCGATTCCGCAGGAAGCCTCGGTGGAGTCGCATCCATGGCGGAGACCGAGCACCTCGACGCGGCACTCCGGGAAGGGTTGCAGCGACTGTCCTGGTGTTCGTCGGATCCTGTGTGCATCGAGTCGTCAGGGTCCGGCACCGACGGGCTGAACCTCGCCGCGTGTCACGCCTGCGTACTTGCGCCGGAGACGTCGTGCGAGATGAACAACTCGTTTCTGGACCGGGCGCTGTTGTTCGGCACCCATGACGCGGGTTGTGAGGATGCCGGGTTGTTCAGCGAACTCGTGGAGAGGGCGCTCTGA
- a CDS encoding ATP-dependent helicase, protein MSRSLPVSGECLQEVELNDEQLEVVEAPADARLLVIAGAGQGKTEVVVSRIRSLVQNEGLVPSDEVLVLSFSRAAVSAVRTRLDVRDVAPPNVRTFDSFASVLLMGAGIQPEGSFDARIRRATQMLREAEDVPEEIELLQHVILDEVQDLVGDRADFVLALLKWLDEDAGITALGDPLQGVYDFQLEDSLSKTSATEVFETLTDFFGCDTVGLGKNYRARGKIPKQVVILGERLRKLDDGDVAEELLEDLLLDIPDRGEIEEWYEFVTPAGDKKTAVLCTTNAEVLRVSRYLNEKSVAHAVRRQSQDFGAARWIAGALGPLPGPRERQSEVEAALERLLAENDVPQKWAELKSVEGRTVNHDSLDISRVHRLVKARALPLSLTEPDHSSVIVSTIHRAKGLEFDTVFMVEPNWLPEDEDSWTRVRREYVALSRARDHIYTCRLPESRTKIKADDRLGRFKEEAWSRRRRGSTWPRAFEFLYGDVETAYPASTQTVDARQIQQTLQSLNRVGIRVYAELDEAESTDDAPSYLLVTQDQQPLGRTSGAFDSAFQRTFGWLDNRPTVIDGLTLVSVETVAGDHRESERAGLGSSGFWLVPRIAGLARPDLTTT, encoded by the coding sequence GTGAGCAGGAGTCTGCCGGTGTCGGGTGAATGTCTGCAGGAGGTCGAGCTCAATGACGAACAACTCGAGGTCGTTGAAGCGCCTGCCGATGCGAGGCTACTGGTCATCGCGGGGGCGGGCCAAGGGAAGACCGAAGTAGTGGTCAGCAGAATCCGTAGCCTGGTACAGAATGAGGGGTTGGTGCCCTCCGATGAGGTGCTCGTCCTCAGCTTCTCCCGCGCCGCCGTGTCAGCAGTCCGAACACGTTTGGACGTGCGGGATGTCGCCCCGCCCAACGTACGCACATTCGATTCTTTCGCAAGTGTGTTGCTCATGGGAGCGGGTATCCAGCCCGAGGGCAGCTTCGACGCGCGCATTCGTCGTGCGACACAGATGCTGAGGGAGGCAGAGGACGTACCCGAGGAAATCGAGCTTCTGCAGCATGTCATCCTCGACGAGGTTCAAGATCTGGTCGGAGATCGCGCGGATTTCGTTCTGGCGCTACTCAAATGGCTCGATGAGGATGCAGGCATCACAGCACTCGGGGATCCGTTACAGGGCGTGTACGACTTCCAGCTCGAGGACTCGCTGAGCAAGACCTCCGCAACCGAGGTGTTCGAAACGTTGACCGATTTTTTCGGCTGCGACACCGTCGGCTTGGGCAAGAACTATCGGGCGCGAGGGAAGATCCCGAAGCAAGTGGTCATCTTGGGTGAAAGACTCCGAAAGCTCGACGACGGTGATGTTGCTGAGGAACTTCTCGAGGATCTGCTGCTCGACATTCCGGATCGCGGCGAGATCGAGGAGTGGTACGAATTCGTCACGCCGGCTGGGGACAAGAAGACTGCCGTCTTGTGCACGACCAACGCGGAAGTACTGCGGGTGTCGCGGTACCTCAATGAAAAGTCCGTTGCGCATGCTGTGCGCAGACAGTCACAGGATTTCGGTGCTGCGCGGTGGATCGCGGGCGCGCTCGGTCCATTGCCCGGCCCGCGGGAACGTCAATCCGAGGTCGAAGCCGCGCTCGAGCGTCTACTCGCCGAAAACGACGTGCCCCAGAAGTGGGCAGAATTGAAATCCGTCGAAGGCCGCACAGTCAACCATGATTCGTTGGACATCAGCAGAGTTCACCGTCTCGTGAAGGCACGGGCGTTGCCGCTCTCGCTGACCGAGCCGGACCACAGCTCGGTGATCGTCTCGACAATCCATCGCGCCAAAGGCTTGGAGTTCGATACCGTCTTCATGGTCGAACCCAACTGGTTGCCAGAAGACGAAGACAGCTGGACGAGGGTGCGTCGGGAGTACGTGGCCTTGAGTCGGGCGCGCGATCACATCTACACCTGCCGACTGCCCGAGTCGAGAACGAAGATCAAGGCCGACGACCGACTGGGACGGTTCAAAGAGGAAGCTTGGAGCCGGCGGAGGCGCGGTTCGACATGGCCGAGGGCATTCGAATTCCTGTATGGGGACGTGGAAACGGCATACCCAGCGTCGACTCAGACAGTTGACGCCCGACAGATCCAGCAGACGCTGCAATCGTTGAATCGGGTCGGCATCAGAGTCTATGCAGAACTCGACGAAGCTGAATCCACTGACGACGCTCCTTCGTACCTCTTGGTCACTCAGGACCAGCAACCTCTTGGACGTACCAGCGGGGCATTCGACAGCGCCTTTCAAAGGACATTTGGCTGGTTGGACAACCGTCCGACGGTCATCGATGGACTCACCTTGGTGTCGGTGGAGACGGTCGCAGGTGACCATCGCGAGTCGGAAAGAGCTGGTCTGGGAAGCTCGGGATTCTGGCTGGTACCGCGAATTGCCGGCCTGGCCCGTCCCGATCTGACCACGACATAG
- a CDS encoding helicase-related protein: MANLSEQYGFRDDIVEELVKDLVGPGDGRDEVITDLPLDRYIAGVLWPADDVMQEAAEPVSGESDENDTGDSPISQALMRYPTSMGITFSVDLVRASSIQIGITAAKYVPSGAAGNGEPLGSRRPSRRKQVAKPEVWTRDEQLIDPIDWDIATPGAKKVDVIPGLQLYVYTRLPRNGRVAVSVALRNTQVPPKGELRDRFAWFQVGVEVRSPEEAIVDRSSYGVLSEDPDLRSAALLYRNARVFAIGHGCAATWDRDGTSSHVGRVATTFIPRQEISRAKPGGVSAEVNLRMSFLGNASDEELAQNLGQMVAEYRDWIDRLSDSVQNDTADVEDGLKVVADEHVERARTAAERIQNGIDLIVSDRDAGRAFRLANAAMQMQRARQDWVRSGAIGPVGDGAEQSWRPFQIAYILLNLPGLADADHDDRDIADLLWFPTGGGKTEAYLGLVAFTIFHRRLKDPETLGVAVIMRYTLRLLTIQQFERATMLLCSLERLRQRETDLGDRPFSIGLWVGQAATPNTLVEARRSLNAIADGRELNEKNPVQLTQCPWCGQDLNETHYAVTRGPEERLRIACGNNACDFRDGLPAYVVDQDIYRVRPELVLGTVDKFAQMAWNEKVRNLFARDGTGTPPSLIIQDELHLISGPLGSIVGLYEAAIDAACGQLTSEGIIRGRPKVIASTATIRRADRQIRAVFNRRAEQFPPPGIDPDQSFFAEPASRDLFGTREYIGVMAPGTSHATLMVRVYAAILQAAHDLSGAPEVRDPYWTLLGYFNSLRVLGSANLQVEGDVRDRLQLVARRKQASPRDLRPPVELTSRVPSAEIPRTLKSLEKDVSSGSANDVVLATNMISVGVDIDRLGLMAVMGQPQSSAEYIQATSRVGRQHPGLVVTIFNSARSRDRSHYENFVPYHQALYRAVEATSATPFAARARDRALHGVLVSIARLLVDDLAANESAHKATVRYDELAQLVEYLEQRAECVTDPEEAEDTKKQLGELLQVWAEAAESRPDLQYRNSANNYDESLLVPTDEALTDEDIEYSTRETPWPTLQSMRDVDAESTLYQIPARRVPR; the protein is encoded by the coding sequence ATGGCGAATCTTTCTGAGCAGTACGGTTTTCGCGACGACATCGTCGAAGAGTTGGTCAAAGATCTGGTCGGTCCGGGAGACGGGCGCGACGAGGTCATCACAGACCTCCCGCTGGACCGATACATCGCCGGCGTCCTCTGGCCGGCAGACGACGTGATGCAGGAAGCAGCAGAGCCGGTCAGCGGGGAGTCCGACGAGAACGACACCGGCGACAGTCCGATATCCCAGGCGCTGATGCGCTACCCCACATCGATGGGTATCACGTTCTCCGTCGATTTGGTGCGAGCCTCATCGATCCAAATCGGCATCACGGCAGCCAAGTACGTCCCATCGGGCGCCGCCGGCAATGGGGAGCCGCTCGGGTCTCGGCGCCCATCACGGCGGAAGCAGGTCGCAAAGCCGGAGGTATGGACGCGCGACGAGCAGCTCATCGACCCCATCGACTGGGACATCGCAACGCCGGGAGCGAAGAAGGTAGACGTCATACCCGGCCTTCAGCTCTACGTTTACACCCGTCTGCCGAGGAATGGCCGAGTGGCCGTGTCGGTCGCGTTGCGCAACACACAGGTGCCGCCCAAGGGCGAACTGCGCGACAGGTTCGCCTGGTTCCAGGTAGGGGTCGAGGTGCGGTCGCCCGAGGAGGCCATTGTCGACCGGTCTTCGTACGGCGTGCTCAGTGAGGACCCCGACTTGCGATCAGCCGCATTGCTGTACCGCAACGCGCGGGTCTTCGCGATCGGCCACGGTTGTGCCGCCACATGGGATCGCGATGGGACGTCTTCTCATGTCGGCCGCGTGGCAACCACTTTCATTCCTCGACAAGAGATCTCCAGGGCCAAACCCGGCGGTGTGAGCGCTGAGGTGAACCTGCGAATGTCCTTCCTGGGCAACGCCTCCGACGAGGAGTTGGCTCAGAACCTCGGCCAGATGGTCGCAGAGTATCGGGATTGGATCGACCGGCTGAGCGATAGCGTTCAGAACGACACGGCCGATGTCGAGGACGGCCTGAAGGTCGTGGCCGACGAGCATGTCGAGCGTGCGCGGACTGCGGCCGAGCGAATACAGAACGGAATCGATCTGATCGTCAGCGATCGCGATGCCGGACGTGCCTTCCGGCTTGCCAACGCCGCGATGCAGATGCAGCGCGCACGCCAGGACTGGGTCCGAAGCGGCGCGATCGGGCCGGTCGGTGACGGCGCCGAGCAGAGTTGGCGACCATTCCAGATCGCCTACATCCTCTTGAATCTCCCGGGCCTTGCAGATGCGGACCACGACGACCGTGACATCGCCGACCTCCTGTGGTTCCCCACCGGCGGCGGCAAGACGGAGGCCTACCTCGGGTTGGTCGCCTTCACGATCTTTCACCGCAGGCTGAAAGACCCCGAGACTCTCGGCGTAGCCGTCATCATGCGATACACCTTGCGCCTGCTGACGATTCAACAGTTCGAACGCGCCACCATGTTGCTCTGTTCGTTGGAGCGGCTGCGCCAGCGAGAGACCGATCTGGGTGACCGCCCGTTCTCGATCGGTCTATGGGTCGGCCAGGCCGCCACCCCGAACACATTGGTCGAAGCAAGAAGGTCACTCAATGCCATCGCCGATGGGCGGGAGCTCAACGAGAAGAACCCGGTGCAGCTGACCCAGTGTCCCTGGTGTGGCCAGGATTTGAACGAGACCCACTATGCCGTGACGAGGGGCCCCGAAGAACGGCTGCGGATCGCGTGTGGGAACAATGCCTGTGATTTCCGGGACGGCCTGCCGGCCTATGTCGTCGACCAGGACATCTACCGGGTGCGTCCGGAACTGGTCCTGGGCACGGTCGACAAGTTCGCGCAGATGGCCTGGAACGAGAAGGTTCGAAATCTGTTCGCGCGGGATGGAACCGGTACGCCTCCATCCCTGATCATCCAGGACGAGCTGCATCTGATCTCGGGCCCGCTGGGTTCGATCGTCGGACTGTACGAAGCCGCTATCGACGCCGCGTGCGGACAGCTGACCTCCGAAGGCATCATTCGCGGGCGGCCGAAGGTCATCGCCTCGACGGCGACGATCCGACGCGCCGATCGTCAGATACGCGCCGTGTTCAACCGTCGCGCCGAGCAATTCCCGCCTCCGGGCATCGATCCCGATCAGTCCTTCTTTGCCGAACCGGCCTCGCGTGATCTCTTCGGTACACGCGAGTACATCGGCGTGATGGCGCCGGGAACCAGTCACGCCACGTTGATGGTTCGTGTCTACGCCGCCATACTGCAAGCCGCCCACGATCTTTCCGGTGCTCCTGAGGTCAGGGATCCGTATTGGACGCTCCTGGGGTACTTCAACAGCCTCCGGGTGCTGGGCAGCGCGAATCTTCAAGTGGAAGGCGATGTTCGAGACCGACTTCAACTCGTCGCCCGGCGTAAGCAGGCATCACCTCGCGATCTGAGGCCGCCGGTCGAGTTGACCAGCCGGGTTCCTTCCGCGGAGATCCCGCGCACGCTGAAAAGCCTCGAGAAGGACGTCTCCTCGGGATCGGCCAATGACGTGGTGCTGGCCACCAACATGATCTCTGTCGGTGTCGACATCGACAGGCTCGGGCTGATGGCGGTGATGGGACAGCCACAGTCGAGCGCCGAGTACATCCAGGCCACCAGCCGCGTCGGACGTCAGCACCCGGGTTTGGTCGTCACGATATTCAACTCTGCGCGCTCACGGGACAGATCTCACTACGAGAACTTCGTCCCTTACCACCAGGCGCTATACCGCGCAGTCGAAGCGACGAGTGCGACACCGTTTGCCGCCCGTGCGCGTGATCGTGCCCTGCACGGAGTTCTGGTATCGATCGCTCGCCTCCTGGTCGATGATCTTGCAGCCAATGAGTCGGCACACAAGGCGACGGTTCGTTATGACGAGCTCGCACAGCTGGTGGAGTATCTGGAGCAGCGCGCGGAGTGCGTAACGGATCCCGAGGAAGCAGAGGACACCAAGAAACAGCTTGGAGAACTTCTCCAGGTGTGGGCGGAGGCGGCCGAATCCCGTCCGGACCTCCAATATCGAAACAGCGCCAACAACTATGACGAGTCGCTACTTGTCCCGACCGACGAGGCGTTGACGGACGAGGACATCGAGTATTCGACTCGTGAGACACCGTGGCCGACCCTGCAGAGCATGCGGGACGTCGATGCCGAAAGCACGCTCTACCAGATACCCGCAAGGAGGGTGCCACGATGA
- a CDS encoding ATP-dependent RecD-like DNA helicase, whose amino-acid sequence MTGIKHLSMRVPWRDRPWDASICNDPLGNSSCTLLANIGPNRQDTYEAENAAASTDTLDTNRLPCLSERGMFMSPIGYTVTKTHPFSWHQALKGSLRPTQVSLPGYAFEAIPFRWLNRKSLNEDIGFARVPDFNPTAEDDVDKVLGFHDGASWVMDGGNQRAVMDEFFEPVAPGESLVFIYLKHSPLQEARTDRLIVGAARITGVQPPPMWNQDGKPPFDSCMWETVVAHSLRPDMTDGVLLPYQALVGLQDQGVDVDDALAWAPEGRAIEFSYVTEHLTDDAAIDALASLRSAAEGARALGLEVPDAAFAWLTEQTERLWELRGPVPALVAVLAFLRVEQPYVAARALMDEVADAVTWDALRELLDGRRPVPSVLSRHLTSTVRRIWSKLAVELQDALQLLSALDISPEQLEMLMTGDTEPECSPEELLDNPYFASTCTYGTELHVPFLTVDRALFPPTHVMWSPPLPPDVRIDDHLDRRRVEALLTDVLERQAMQGDTLLPEHEAIDLANAYALSRRPNLAHIVLEGLDLDRDGLLDQDEWSPLTSVDLADGSPAIKLTRFVEVADFIRTWVNEQESKPKHGQLDDAREVLDKALARNQNVDTDAAFDELEDRARTEKAAGLSELHDAAMSVLIGPAGTGKTTLLRALVEYPGVADGGVLLLAPTGKARVQLETKVGLPAKTLASYLASSHRYNGESGRYLVWGDQQPRQSHGLVVIDEASMLTEEMLAATLDAFTGVRRIVFVGDPRQLPPIGAGRPFVDLVDSKRPDSFEEWTHVGPGYVELQVTRRQVPEGGHGTRHDLELAAWFGGGTRGAGDEAIWSELADEPNRPTVRYVQWGDRGIAEALLSALSDELPLDAHQKPDWAFALTYGATLKDPYLNWEPGAGRHAEDWQILSPTRSRAFGTVELNRHIKRTYRASDTEFGQRNAKANIPKPIGPELIVRGDKVMQTVNKKLKAYPTEGALNYVANGEIGVAIGRVTPSFKRKKANLPLNVEFSSQPGYQYGYWPSSSEDAPLELAWAVTVHKSQGSEFDTTFLVLPARANVSRELMYTALTRQKNKVVILHEGTLADLRGLAEPWRSETARRLTDLFTAPNPVALEIRGARRRYERRLIHVAANGTPMASKNEVIIAGLLDRLVPGQWSYEEPFRGTDGREVLPDFTIHTPDGRKVYWEHAGMLDRPDYAAKWELKKSWYANNGVLPFDDEHAGDTVLMWTDDLAGADARSWLAMASDVFGVQPAEPVPGGGVRERRVAKKAPPRRAT is encoded by the coding sequence GTGACTGGTATCAAGCACCTTTCGATGCGGGTGCCCTGGCGAGACAGGCCTTGGGACGCGTCCATCTGCAACGACCCGCTCGGCAATTCATCATGTACGTTGCTTGCCAACATCGGACCTAACCGGCAGGACACGTACGAAGCGGAGAATGCTGCCGCCAGTACGGACACTCTCGATACCAACCGTTTGCCGTGCCTCAGCGAACGAGGCATGTTCATGTCGCCCATCGGCTACACGGTCACGAAAACCCACCCGTTCTCCTGGCATCAGGCATTGAAGGGATCGCTCCGGCCGACCCAGGTCTCTTTGCCGGGTTATGCGTTCGAGGCCATCCCGTTTCGCTGGCTGAACCGCAAATCGCTCAACGAGGACATCGGTTTCGCCCGCGTGCCGGACTTCAACCCGACAGCGGAAGACGATGTCGACAAGGTACTCGGATTTCACGACGGCGCGTCCTGGGTCATGGACGGGGGCAACCAGCGCGCTGTCATGGACGAATTCTTCGAACCAGTCGCGCCGGGTGAGTCCCTCGTCTTCATTTATCTCAAGCATTCGCCGCTGCAGGAGGCGCGCACCGATCGGCTGATTGTCGGCGCCGCCCGCATCACCGGGGTTCAACCGCCGCCGATGTGGAACCAAGATGGCAAGCCGCCCTTTGACTCGTGCATGTGGGAAACGGTCGTTGCGCACAGCTTGAGGCCTGACATGACGGACGGTGTGCTGCTCCCATACCAAGCACTTGTGGGACTTCAAGACCAAGGCGTGGATGTGGACGACGCCCTGGCATGGGCTCCTGAGGGTCGTGCCATCGAATTCAGTTACGTGACAGAGCATCTCACTGACGACGCTGCCATTGATGCCCTGGCTTCGCTCAGGAGCGCGGCTGAAGGCGCCCGCGCGCTCGGTTTGGAGGTTCCTGATGCTGCGTTTGCTTGGCTGACCGAGCAAACGGAGCGGCTTTGGGAGCTGCGTGGCCCGGTGCCGGCCCTGGTGGCCGTGCTCGCGTTCCTGCGAGTCGAGCAACCTTACGTTGCCGCGCGCGCCCTGATGGACGAGGTCGCAGATGCCGTGACCTGGGACGCCCTGCGGGAGCTGCTCGATGGGCGTCGCCCGGTCCCGAGCGTACTCAGCCGTCACCTCACCTCGACGGTTCGAAGAATCTGGTCAAAGCTCGCAGTGGAATTGCAGGACGCACTACAACTGCTTTCCGCATTAGACATCAGTCCAGAACAGCTGGAGATGCTGATGACTGGCGACACCGAGCCGGAATGCTCACCGGAAGAACTGCTCGATAATCCCTACTTTGCGAGTACCTGCACATATGGCACCGAGCTCCATGTTCCTTTTCTGACCGTGGATCGAGCACTCTTCCCGCCCACCCACGTCATGTGGTCGCCACCGCTGCCACCGGACGTCCGCATCGATGACCATCTCGATCGGCGACGGGTGGAAGCGCTGCTGACAGATGTGTTGGAGCGGCAGGCCATGCAGGGGGACACCCTCCTCCCTGAGCACGAGGCCATCGACTTGGCGAACGCCTATGCGCTCAGCCGGCGGCCAAACTTGGCGCACATCGTGCTTGAAGGGCTCGATCTGGACCGCGATGGACTCCTTGATCAGGATGAGTGGTCACCCCTCACCAGCGTCGACCTTGCCGACGGGTCTCCTGCCATCAAATTGACCAGGTTTGTCGAGGTCGCCGACTTCATCCGCACCTGGGTGAACGAACAGGAATCCAAGCCGAAACACGGTCAGCTGGACGATGCGCGGGAAGTGCTCGATAAGGCGTTGGCGCGCAACCAGAATGTCGATACCGATGCCGCGTTCGACGAACTCGAGGACCGTGCTCGGACCGAGAAGGCCGCGGGGCTGAGCGAATTGCATGACGCGGCGATGTCGGTGCTGATCGGGCCTGCGGGCACCGGCAAGACGACCCTGTTGCGGGCTCTCGTGGAATATCCGGGTGTGGCAGATGGGGGAGTCCTGCTGCTGGCACCCACTGGTAAGGCCCGGGTCCAGCTCGAAACCAAGGTCGGTCTCCCCGCGAAGACACTCGCCAGTTACCTGGCTTCGTCGCATCGGTACAACGGTGAGTCCGGCCGGTACCTGGTATGGGGCGATCAACAGCCACGTCAGAGTCATGGCCTCGTTGTCATCGATGAGGCGTCGATGCTCACCGAGGAGATGTTGGCGGCAACGCTGGACGCATTCACGGGGGTTCGGCGCATCGTCTTCGTCGGGGATCCCCGGCAGCTTCCTCCGATCGGCGCGGGCCGGCCATTCGTCGACCTCGTCGATTCCAAACGCCCGGATTCTTTCGAAGAGTGGACGCACGTGGGCCCGGGCTATGTCGAGTTGCAAGTGACCCGTCGACAGGTCCCCGAGGGCGGCCACGGTACCCGTCACGATCTGGAACTTGCCGCCTGGTTCGGAGGAGGCACCCGCGGTGCGGGCGACGAAGCCATATGGTCCGAACTCGCCGACGAACCGAATCGGCCGACGGTTCGTTACGTTCAATGGGGAGACCGAGGTATCGCGGAGGCTCTGCTCAGTGCGCTGTCTGATGAGTTGCCCTTGGATGCGCATCAGAAACCAGATTGGGCCTTCGCCCTCACGTACGGCGCGACGCTGAAAGATCCCTACCTGAACTGGGAGCCAGGTGCCGGCCGGCATGCGGAGGACTGGCAGATCCTCTCCCCGACCCGCTCGCGGGCATTCGGAACAGTCGAACTGAATCGACACATCAAACGCACCTACCGAGCAAGCGACACGGAGTTCGGGCAGCGTAATGCCAAGGCGAATATTCCGAAGCCAATCGGCCCGGAGCTGATCGTTCGTGGCGACAAGGTGATGCAGACCGTCAACAAGAAGCTGAAGGCGTACCCGACCGAAGGGGCGTTGAACTACGTCGCGAACGGTGAGATCGGCGTGGCGATCGGCAGAGTCACGCCCAGCTTCAAACGTAAGAAGGCCAACCTGCCTTTGAACGTGGAATTCTCCTCGCAGCCCGGTTACCAATACGGATACTGGCCGTCGTCGAGTGAAGATGCGCCACTCGAACTCGCCTGGGCGGTCACCGTGCACAAGTCTCAGGGCTCCGAATTCGACACCACCTTCCTGGTTCTGCCGGCACGGGCAAATGTGTCACGCGAATTGATGTACACGGCACTGACGAGGCAGAAGAACAAGGTCGTCATCCTGCACGAGGGCACGTTGGCCGATCTTCGCGGACTCGCCGAGCCGTGGCGCTCGGAAACCGCACGCCGTCTGACCGACCTGTTCACCGCTCCGAATCCGGTGGCCTTGGAGATCCGCGGGGCACGGCGACGCTACGAACGGCGGCTCATCCACGTTGCGGCGAACGGTACACCGATGGCGAGCAAGAACGAGGTCATCATCGCCGGGTTGCTTGACCGCTTGGTGCCGGGCCAGTGGAGTTATGAGGAGCCGTTTCGAGGCACTGATGGCAGAGAAGTACTGCCGGACTTCACGATTCATACCCCGGACGGCCGCAAAGTGTACTGGGAACACGCCGGAATGCTCGATCGGCCGGACTACGCGGCGAAATGGGAACTCAAGAAATCGTGGTACGCGAACAACGGTGTTCTTCCATTCGACGACGAGCACGCCGGCGACACCGTTTTGATGTGGACCGATGACCTGGCTGGTGCCGATGCACGGTCCTGGCTGGCCATGGCTTCAGATGTGTTCGGCGTGCAGCCGGCCGAGCCTGTACCGGGCGGTGGCGTGCGTGAGCGACGTGTAGCCAAGAAGGCGCCGCCCAGGCGAGCTACTTAG